The following proteins come from a genomic window of Carassius gibelio isolate Cgi1373 ecotype wild population from Czech Republic chromosome B8, carGib1.2-hapl.c, whole genome shotgun sequence:
- the LOC127963381 gene encoding prostaglandin E2 receptor EP4 subtype-like, with protein sequence MDNSTGARRMEPTIPAIMFIFGVISNLIAIVVLCKSRREQKETTFYTLVCGLAVTDLLGTVLASPVTIATYVKGAWPDGDPLCQYFGFVLLFFSLAGLSIICAMSIERYMAINHAYFYNGHVDQKLAGVTLLAIYASNILFCALPSAGFGEVKMQYPQTWCFIEWRTNVSAHAAFSFMYAGCSSLLILVTVVCNVLVCAALIRMHRGFVRRTSLGTDPGRASDPGRSRSFRRLAGAEIQMVILLIATSAVVLICSIPLVVQVFLNQLYKTPVEKRLDKNPDLLAIRFASTNPILDPWIYILLRKAVLSKVMENIKCLFCKIGSQMPQGHNSFHCMDGAQVSSIISRELKEAMNTSQTVLYPPESCLDTCQSNQCGRSLSDASSQSSNRNSLDSRLKDPPLQVTLTNETFQEKSI encoded by the exons ATGGACAACAGCACCGGGGCGCGCAGGATGGAGCCCACCATCCCGGCCATCATGTTCATCTTTGGAGTCATCAGCAACCTGATCGCCATCGTGGTGCTCTGCAAGTCCCGGAGGGAGCAGAAGGAGACCACCTTCTACACGCTGGTCTGCGGTCTGGCGGTCACGGATCTGCTGGGAACCGTCCTCGCCAGTCCGGTGACCATCGCCACTTATGTGAAGGGCGCGTGGCCGGATGGAGACCCCCTGTGTCAGTACTTCGGCTTCGTTCTGCTCTTCTTCTCCCTTGCGGGACTGAGCATCATCTGCGCCATGTCCATCGAGAGATACATGGCCATCAATCACGCGTACTTCTACAACGGCCACGTGGATCAGAAGCTCGCGGGAGTCACGCTGCTCGCTATTTACGCGTCTAACATACTGTTCTGCGCGCTCCCGAGCGCGGGGTTTGGAGAGGTGAAGATGCAGTATCCTCAAACCTGGTGCTTTATCGAGTGGCGGACCAACGTGAGCGCGCACGCCGCGTTTTCCTTCATGTACGCGGGCTGCAGCTCGCTGCTGATCCTGGTGACGGTGGTCTGTAACGTGCTGGTGTGCGCCGCGCTCATCCGGATGCACCGGGGGTTCGTCAGGCGCACGTCGCTCGGTACAGACCCGGGCAGAGCGTCTGATCCCGGCAGGAGCCGCAGCTTCAGGCGCCTCGCTGGCGCGGAGATCCAGATGGTGATTCTGCTCATCGCCACCTCCGCCGTCGTGCTCATCTGCTCCATTCCGCTCGTC GTCCAGGTGTTTCTCAACCAACTTTACAAGACGCCGGTGGAGAAACGTTTAGATAAAAATCCAGATCTGCTGGCGATCCGGTTTGCCTCGACCAATCCCATTCTAGATCCCTGGATCTACATCCTGCTGCGTAAAGCGGTTCTCTCGAAGGTGATGGAGAACATCAAGTGTCTCTTCTGTAAGATCGGCTCTCAGATGCCGCAGGGACACAACAGCTTCCACTGCATGGACGGAGCGCAGGTGTCCTCCATCATCTCCAGAGAGCTGAAGGAGGCCATGAACACCTCACAGACGGTTCTATATCCACCTGAGAGCTGCCTggacacctgtcaatcaaaccagTGTGGGCGGAGCTTATCTGACGCTTCTTCTCAATCCTCCAATCGGAACAGTTTAGACAGTCGATTGAAAGATCCACCCTTACAAGTGACTTTAACCAATGAGACGTTTCAAGAGAAGAGCATTTAA
- the mrps27 gene encoding 28S ribosomal protein S27, mitochondrial isoform X2, translated as MDRTYARKLPVSSLLIARFIDNLSSKEEVDQAQYYLYKFRHSPNCWYLRDWTIHSWIRHCLKYGARDKALYSLKNKVQFGMFPDDFTFNLLMDSFIKDEDFKGACSVVEEVMLQESFERVSTQILSLYALSRYLATKPELSWQEERSMGASLMLAGLKLENSVGFSARLLGLALIGKVELSRGIHAVFHEMPLIWTSGYLGRALAVMNTVCDFRDVKLSEEVLDHVEKILRDLSVNADGPNVSDTSLEEEDELETQKLLEYISRFNELKERLVSQDRIDSRSLGSLVSSLTQQTLALCEDADIAEYQQTVSVWEAERQQLIQRERETREKNQKSRL; from the exons ATGGACAGAACATACGCGAGGAAACTTCCGGTCAGCTCTCTGCTCATCGCCAGG TTCATAGATAACTTATCATCAAAAGAGGAAGTGGATCAAGCACAGTATTATCTTTATAA GTTTCGTCACAGTCCAAACTGCTGGTATCTTCGGGACTGGACCATCCACAGCTGGATACGACACTGTCTTAAATACGGTGCCAGAGATAAAGCCCTATACTCGCTGAAGAACAAG GTTCAGTTTGGCATGTTTCCTGATGACTTCACCTTCAATCTTCTGATGGACTCCTTTATAAAAGATGAGGACTTTAAAG GAGCTTGTTCGGTGGTGGAGGAAGTGATGCTTCAGGAGTCGTTTGAGCGAGTCTCCACACAGATTCTGTCCCTTTATGCCCTCAGTAGATATCTGGCGACCAAGCCTGAGCTCAGT tggCAGGAGGAGAGGAGCATGGGAGCGTCTCTGATGTTGGCtggactgaagctggagaacTCCGTCGGATTCAGCGCTCGGCTTCTGGGATTGGCTCTTATTG GTAAAGTCGAGCTGTCCCGAGGGATTCACGCCGTGTTTCACGAGATGCCCCTGATCTGGACCTCTGGTTATCTTGGGCGAGCCCTCGCCGTCATGAACACTGTGTGTGACTTCAGAGACGTCAAGTTATCGGAGGAAGTT CTGGATCACGTGGAGAAGATCCTGAGGGATCTCTCAGTGAACGCTGATGGACCGAACGTCTCTGACACGTCGCTGGAGGAAGAAGATGAGCTGGAGACACAGAAACTACTAGAGTACATCAGCCGCTTCAAC GAGCTGAAAGAGCGACTGGTGTCCCAGGACAGGATCGACTCGAGGAGCCTGGGGTCTCTGGTGTCGTCTCTGACACAGCAGACGCTGGCGCTCTGTGAAGACGCAGATATAGCTGAGTATCAGCAGACGGTGAGCGTCTGGGAGGCAGAGCGCCAGCAGCTcattcagagagaaagagagacgagAGAGAAGAACCAGAAGAGCAGACTGTGA
- the mrps27 gene encoding 28S ribosomal protein S27, mitochondrial isoform X1, translated as MAASILQRCLSPVKSFTKCVSYTSIVRRCLLSSAYTDSTVWDQRPRDVQDLGQLASLMDRTYARKLPVSSLLIARFIDNLSSKEEVDQAQYYLYKFRHSPNCWYLRDWTIHSWIRHCLKYGARDKALYSLKNKVQFGMFPDDFTFNLLMDSFIKDEDFKGACSVVEEVMLQESFERVSTQILSLYALSRYLATKPELSWQEERSMGASLMLAGLKLENSVGFSARLLGLALIGKVELSRGIHAVFHEMPLIWTSGYLGRALAVMNTVCDFRDVKLSEEVLDHVEKILRDLSVNADGPNVSDTSLEEEDELETQKLLEYISRFNELKERLVSQDRIDSRSLGSLVSSLTQQTLALCEDADIAEYQQTVSVWEAERQQLIQRERETREKNQKSRL; from the exons ATGGCGGCTTCCATCCTGCAGCGTTGTCTGTCTCCTGTAAAATCATTTACTAAATGCGTCAGTTACACATCGATCG TCAGGAGATGTCTGCTGTCCTCGGCGTACACAGACTCTACTGTCTGGGATCAGAGACCGAGAGACGTACAGGACCTGG GTCAACTGGCCTCTCTGATGGACAGAACATACGCGAGGAAACTTCCGGTCAGCTCTCTGCTCATCGCCAGG TTCATAGATAACTTATCATCAAAAGAGGAAGTGGATCAAGCACAGTATTATCTTTATAA GTTTCGTCACAGTCCAAACTGCTGGTATCTTCGGGACTGGACCATCCACAGCTGGATACGACACTGTCTTAAATACGGTGCCAGAGATAAAGCCCTATACTCGCTGAAGAACAAG GTTCAGTTTGGCATGTTTCCTGATGACTTCACCTTCAATCTTCTGATGGACTCCTTTATAAAAGATGAGGACTTTAAAG GAGCTTGTTCGGTGGTGGAGGAAGTGATGCTTCAGGAGTCGTTTGAGCGAGTCTCCACACAGATTCTGTCCCTTTATGCCCTCAGTAGATATCTGGCGACCAAGCCTGAGCTCAGT tggCAGGAGGAGAGGAGCATGGGAGCGTCTCTGATGTTGGCtggactgaagctggagaacTCCGTCGGATTCAGCGCTCGGCTTCTGGGATTGGCTCTTATTG GTAAAGTCGAGCTGTCCCGAGGGATTCACGCCGTGTTTCACGAGATGCCCCTGATCTGGACCTCTGGTTATCTTGGGCGAGCCCTCGCCGTCATGAACACTGTGTGTGACTTCAGAGACGTCAAGTTATCGGAGGAAGTT CTGGATCACGTGGAGAAGATCCTGAGGGATCTCTCAGTGAACGCTGATGGACCGAACGTCTCTGACACGTCGCTGGAGGAAGAAGATGAGCTGGAGACACAGAAACTACTAGAGTACATCAGCCGCTTCAAC GAGCTGAAAGAGCGACTGGTGTCCCAGGACAGGATCGACTCGAGGAGCCTGGGGTCTCTGGTGTCGTCTCTGACACAGCAGACGCTGGCGCTCTGTGAAGACGCAGATATAGCTGAGTATCAGCAGACGGTGAGCGTCTGGGAGGCAGAGCGCCAGCAGCTcattcagagagaaagagagacgagAGAGAAGAACCAGAAGAGCAGACTGTGA
- the znf366 gene encoding zinc finger protein 366 isoform X1, whose protein sequence is MDPTESERKRPEDFSSRSVDLSLLPFYPVVPQPHRFIPDMIDLNRLRLHRVIQVKQETVKPLPLWPPSPPLLLRSPAPYFPSFHPSLVPFPFLQFSSNPFYTTEATRFRRRSQEAGKPEKLNVHVDDSYYVDVGGDQKRWKCRLCEKSYTSKYNLITHILGHSGIKPHECNLCGKLFKQLSHLHTHMLTHKGTRPHKCQVCHKAFTQTSHLKRHMMQHSEVKPYSCGVCGRGFAYPSELRAHELKHERGQENVCVECGLDFATLAQLKRHLTAHRGPVQYDCGECGKSFQYPSQLQNHMMKHKDIRPFICSECGMEFVQSHHLKQHALTHKGVKEHKCRICGREFTLLANMKRHVLIHTNIRAHQCQLCYKSFVQKQTLKAHMIVHSDIKPYKCKLCGKEFNRMHNLMGHMHLHSDSKPFKCLYCASKFTLKGNLTRHMKVKHGIMDRGLDAGVFRRRGRLCLSAPLRVLSRIGQEQPFDLSQKSQSDGASSGREEDEDSLYRMSQDSPDLYRTPEEEEEEEETRRQR, encoded by the exons ATGGATCCGACCGAGAGCGAACGCAAGCGTCCAGAGGACTTCTCGAGCAGAAGCGTCGATCTTTCTCTTCTCCCCTTCTACCCCGTCGTCCCTCAGCCGCACCGATTCATCCCAGACATGATCGACCTGAACCGACTGCGTCTCCATCGCGTGATCCAGGTGAAGCAGGAGACGGTGAAGCCTCTTCCGCTGTGGCCTCCATCGCCTCCGTTACTCCTGCGCTCTCCTGCTCCATACTTCCCCTCCTTCCATCCCAGTCTGGTCCCGTTCCCGTTCCTCCAATTCTCTTCGAACCCCTTCTACACCACCGAAGCCACACGGTTTCGCCGCAGGAGCCAAGAAGCCGGCAAACCGGAGAAGCTGAACGTGCACGTGGACGACAGCTACTACGTGGATGTGGGCGGCGATCAGAAGCGCTGGAAGTGCCGCCTGTGCGAGAAATCCTACACCTCCAAATACAACCTGATCACACACATCCTGGGCCACAGCGGCATCAAGCCGCACGAATGCAACCTCTGCGGGAAACTCTTCAAGCAGCTGagccacctgcacacacacatgctgacgCACAAGGGCACGCGGCCGCACAAGTGCCAG GTGTGCCACAAAGCCTTCACGCAGACCAGCCACCTGAAGAGACACATGATGCAGCACAGCGAGGTCAAGCCCTACAGCTGCGGGGTCTGTGGGCGGGGCTTCGCGTATCCCAGCGAGCTGCGCGCGCACGAGCTCAAGCACGAGCGCGGTCAGGAGAACGTGTGCGTGGAGTGCGGGCTCGACTTCGCGACGCTGGCGCAGCTCAAGCGTCACCTGACAGCGCACCGCGGCCCCGTGCAGTACGACTGCGGCGAATGCGGCAAGAGCTTCCAGTATCCCAGCCAGCTGCAGAACCACATGATGAAGCACAAGGACATCCGGCCGTTCATCTGCAGCGAGTGCGGGATGGAGTTCGTCCAGTCACACCATCTCAAGCAGCACGCGCTCACGCACAAG GGAGTGAAGGAGCACAAGTGTCGCATCTGTGGCCGTGAGTTCACGCTGCTGGCGAACATGAAGCGACACGTTCTGATTCACACCAACATCCGAGCGCATCAGTGCCAGCTGTGCTACAAGAGCTTCGTCCAGAAGCAGACGCTCAAGGCGCACATGATCGTCCACTCCGACATCAAGCCCTACAAGTGCAAG CTGTGTGGGAAGGAGTTTAACCGAATGCATAATCTGATGGGACACATGCACTTGCATTCTGACAGCAAACCCTTCAAGTGTCTTTACTGCGCCAGCAAGTTCACCCTGAAGGGGAACCTGACGCGCCACATGAAGGTCAAACACGGCATCATGGACCGAGGCCTGGACGCTGGCG TCTTCAGGAGACGAGGACGGCTGTGTCTCTCCGCTCCTCTGCGAGTCCTGTCCCGCATCGGTCAGGAACAGCCCTTCGATCTGTCGCAGAAGTCTCAGTCTGACGGCGCGAGCTCGGGCCGAGAAGAAGACGAGGACAGTCTGTACCGAATGAGCCAGGACAGTCCTGACCTCTACAGGAccccagaagaagaagaagaagaagaagaaaccagACGACAGCGATAG
- the znf366 gene encoding zinc finger protein 366 isoform X2: MDPTESERKRPEDFSSRSVDLSLLPFYPVVPQPHRFIPDMIDLNRLRLHRVIQVKQETVKPLPLWPPSPPLLLRSPAPYFPSFHPSLVPFPFLQFSSNPFYTTEATRFRRRSQEAGKPEKLNVHVDDSYYVDVGGDQKRWKCRLCEKSYTSKYNLITHILGHSGIKPHECNLCGKLFKQLSHLHTHMLTHKGTRPHKCQVCHKAFTQTSHLKRHMMQHSEVKPYSCGVCGRGFAYPSELRAHELKHERGQENVCVECGLDFATLAQLKRHLTAHRGPVQYDCGECGKSFQYPSQLQNHMMKHKDIRPFICSECGMEFVQSHHLKQHALTHKGVKEHKCRICGREFTLLANMKRHVLIHTNIRAHQCQLCYKSFVQKQTLKAHMIVHSDIKPYKCKQTLQVSLLRQQVHPEGEPDAPHEGQTRHHGPRPGRWRLQETRTAVSLRSSASPVPHRSGTALRSVAEVSV; encoded by the exons ATGGATCCGACCGAGAGCGAACGCAAGCGTCCAGAGGACTTCTCGAGCAGAAGCGTCGATCTTTCTCTTCTCCCCTTCTACCCCGTCGTCCCTCAGCCGCACCGATTCATCCCAGACATGATCGACCTGAACCGACTGCGTCTCCATCGCGTGATCCAGGTGAAGCAGGAGACGGTGAAGCCTCTTCCGCTGTGGCCTCCATCGCCTCCGTTACTCCTGCGCTCTCCTGCTCCATACTTCCCCTCCTTCCATCCCAGTCTGGTCCCGTTCCCGTTCCTCCAATTCTCTTCGAACCCCTTCTACACCACCGAAGCCACACGGTTTCGCCGCAGGAGCCAAGAAGCCGGCAAACCGGAGAAGCTGAACGTGCACGTGGACGACAGCTACTACGTGGATGTGGGCGGCGATCAGAAGCGCTGGAAGTGCCGCCTGTGCGAGAAATCCTACACCTCCAAATACAACCTGATCACACACATCCTGGGCCACAGCGGCATCAAGCCGCACGAATGCAACCTCTGCGGGAAACTCTTCAAGCAGCTGagccacctgcacacacacatgctgacgCACAAGGGCACGCGGCCGCACAAGTGCCAG GTGTGCCACAAAGCCTTCACGCAGACCAGCCACCTGAAGAGACACATGATGCAGCACAGCGAGGTCAAGCCCTACAGCTGCGGGGTCTGTGGGCGGGGCTTCGCGTATCCCAGCGAGCTGCGCGCGCACGAGCTCAAGCACGAGCGCGGTCAGGAGAACGTGTGCGTGGAGTGCGGGCTCGACTTCGCGACGCTGGCGCAGCTCAAGCGTCACCTGACAGCGCACCGCGGCCCCGTGCAGTACGACTGCGGCGAATGCGGCAAGAGCTTCCAGTATCCCAGCCAGCTGCAGAACCACATGATGAAGCACAAGGACATCCGGCCGTTCATCTGCAGCGAGTGCGGGATGGAGTTCGTCCAGTCACACCATCTCAAGCAGCACGCGCTCACGCACAAG GGAGTGAAGGAGCACAAGTGTCGCATCTGTGGCCGTGAGTTCACGCTGCTGGCGAACATGAAGCGACACGTTCTGATTCACACCAACATCCGAGCGCATCAGTGCCAGCTGTGCTACAAGAGCTTCGTCCAGAAGCAGACGCTCAAGGCGCACATGATCGTCCACTCCGACATCAAGCCCTACAAGTGCAAG CAAACCCTTCAAGTGTCTTTACTGCGCCAGCAAGTTCACCCTGAAGGGGAACCTGACGCGCCACATGAAGGTCAAACACGGCATCATGGACCGAGGCCTGGACGCTGGCG TCTTCAGGAGACGAGGACGGCTGTGTCTCTCCGCTCCTCTGCGAGTCCTGTCCCGCATCGGTCAGGAACAGCCCTTCGATCTGTCGCAGAAGTCTCAGTCTGA